A genomic window from Agrobacterium tumefaciens includes:
- a CDS encoding glycoside hydrolase family 105 protein, whose product MNQPSMEKDTLRTTIDNVAAAFSRLKGIQEGLVSGSSDGKIQFDEWDWEVGVGLYGFLRRALAANDRKALDDLVTWYGWQIERGLPPRQINSSAPMLPLVILTEHVDRPDFRALVEDWADWLVHQLPKTEDGGFQHVVKERLNEGELWDDTLFMACLFLARAGVVCKRQDWIDEAVYQFMIHTRYLSDPVTGLWYHGWTFNGRHNFADAFWARGNSWITVAIPELFELVPTLGEKDRRFLANVLASQVRSLRQYQREDGMFHTLLDDPTSPVETSATAGIAYGILRGIEAGILGEENRPHAERALKAVLGNIDDEGVVHGVSDGTPMGHDLDFYRRIPNLPTPYGQALTMLLLIDVFLKRPQVS is encoded by the coding sequence ATGAACCAGCCAAGCATGGAAAAAGACACTCTCAGGACGACGATCGACAATGTCGCCGCCGCCTTCAGCCGCCTCAAGGGCATTCAGGAAGGTCTGGTCAGCGGCAGTTCCGATGGCAAGATCCAGTTCGATGAATGGGACTGGGAAGTGGGTGTGGGCCTTTACGGTTTCCTGCGCCGGGCGCTCGCCGCCAACGACCGGAAGGCATTGGACGACCTCGTGACATGGTATGGCTGGCAGATCGAACGTGGCCTGCCGCCACGCCAGATCAACAGTTCCGCTCCGATGCTGCCGCTTGTCATCCTCACCGAACATGTCGACCGACCGGATTTCCGGGCGCTGGTGGAAGACTGGGCCGACTGGTTGGTGCATCAATTGCCGAAAACCGAAGATGGCGGCTTTCAGCATGTCGTCAAGGAGCGGCTGAATGAGGGCGAACTCTGGGACGACACGCTGTTCATGGCATGTCTGTTCCTCGCCCGCGCCGGCGTTGTCTGCAAACGTCAGGACTGGATCGACGAGGCGGTCTACCAGTTCATGATCCATACGCGTTATCTCTCGGACCCCGTCACCGGGCTCTGGTATCACGGCTGGACCTTCAACGGACGCCATAATTTCGCTGACGCCTTCTGGGCACGCGGCAATTCCTGGATCACCGTCGCCATTCCCGAACTCTTCGAACTGGTGCCGACGCTTGGCGAAAAGGACAGGCGTTTCCTCGCCAATGTGCTGGCAAGCCAGGTGCGGTCGCTGCGCCAATATCAGCGCGAGGACGGCATGTTCCACACGCTGCTCGATGACCCGACCTCGCCGGTGGAAACATCAGCCACGGCCGGCATCGCCTATGGCATTCTGCGCGGCATCGAGGCCGGCATTCTCGGCGAAGAAAATCGCCCGCATGCGGAGCGAGCGCTGAAGGCGGTGCTTGGCAATATCGACGATGAAGGCGTCGTCCACGGTGTCTCCGACGGCACGCCGATGGGCCACGATCTCGACTTCTACCGCCGCATTCCCAATCTACCCACGCCCTACGGGCAGGCGCTGACCATGCTGCTTTTGATCGACGTTTTTCTGAAAAGGCCGCAGGTATCATGA